From the Microcoleus sp. FACHB-672 genome, one window contains:
- the rd gene encoding rubredoxin codes for MQQYTCKVCGYIYDPAKGDPDAGLEPGTAFEDLPDDWICPQCGVTEDNFEPS; via the coding sequence ATGCAGCAGTATACATGTAAGGTTTGCGGATATATCTACGATCCAGCCAAAGGCGATCCAGATGCTGGACTAGAACCTGGTACTGCATTTGAAGATCTACCTGATGACTGGATCTGTCCGCAGTGCGGAGTCACAGAAGACAACTTTGAACCTAGTTAG
- a CDS encoding FGGY family carbohydrate kinase: protein MLLGIDLGTGSAKALLLATEGTAIGEASSSYPVHAPHPGWAESEPRDWWLAVGEAVRKAVGNYTDQVQAIALSGQMHGVVLALAHGIAEQNQKHSYTCKP, encoded by the coding sequence ATGCTGCTTGGCATTGATTTAGGAACAGGCTCTGCTAAGGCATTGCTCCTAGCGACAGAGGGAACGGCAATAGGTGAGGCGTCAAGCTCCTATCCTGTTCATGCACCTCACCCCGGATGGGCTGAGTCGGAGCCAAGGGATTGGTGGTTAGCTGTTGGCGAGGCGGTTAGGAAGGCGGTGGGAAATTACACTGATCAAGTACAGGCGATCGCACTTTCAGGGCAAATGCATGGTGTTGTCCTAGCGCTTGCTCACGGCATTGCGGAGCAAAATCAGAAGCATTCCTATACCTGTAAACCCTAA
- a CDS encoding APC family permease translates to MEPNAEADSLKRVFGLPTLVIYGVGDILGAGIYAVIGKIAGLSGSLVWVSFLTAMTVAALTALSYAELGSRVPQSGGVATFIHRAFRTDWLSILVGWLMFCTCLVSMATLSKAFAGYLNAFAPGIPAWLIILALFSALAFVNFRGMQESSALNIFCTALEVSGLVIVILVSTLFIIGGGAGTGNPPASPGPNMPAIGWTAIMQGAALAFYAFIGFEDIVNVAEEVKNPERNVPKAILFALGIAGVVYVLVSWLATNVLSPAELSASSAPLLDVVRRSQPNFPAVVFSLIALFAVLNTALLNFVTASRLLFGMSREGLLPAWLGKLHPRRATPYRTLLIILPLAIFLALSGTLQFLAGTTATLILAMFCLVNISLLVIKRREPRADGFQVPYLIPALALISNLVLVAFASRESHILALGFTGIGMLLILLRNAVSKR, encoded by the coding sequence ATGGAACCGAATGCGGAAGCGGATTCACTGAAGCGAGTGTTTGGATTGCCTACCCTGGTGATTTACGGGGTTGGTGATATTCTCGGTGCCGGAATTTATGCAGTGATCGGAAAAATTGCGGGACTTTCCGGCTCTTTGGTTTGGGTTTCTTTCCTGACAGCAATGACTGTTGCGGCACTCACAGCTTTAAGTTATGCCGAACTCGGCAGTCGAGTTCCCCAAAGCGGAGGAGTCGCCACTTTCATCCACAGAGCGTTTCGCACGGATTGGCTCTCAATTCTTGTAGGCTGGTTGATGTTTTGTACCTGCCTTGTTTCGATGGCGACTCTTTCAAAAGCGTTTGCCGGCTATCTAAACGCTTTTGCTCCAGGCATTCCAGCTTGGTTGATTATCCTCGCTCTCTTTTCAGCTCTTGCATTTGTCAATTTTAGGGGAATGCAGGAGTCCTCAGCCCTGAATATTTTTTGCACGGCTCTAGAAGTTTCGGGTCTTGTCATCGTTATCCTAGTCTCGACTCTTTTTATAATCGGGGGTGGAGCAGGCACGGGTAATCCTCCTGCAAGTCCCGGACCCAACATGCCAGCCATTGGTTGGACGGCGATCATGCAGGGAGCGGCACTCGCCTTTTACGCCTTCATTGGCTTTGAGGATATTGTGAATGTTGCGGAGGAAGTGAAAAATCCTGAGCGCAACGTTCCGAAAGCCATCTTGTTTGCCCTTGGAATTGCGGGTGTCGTTTATGTTCTCGTCTCCTGGCTTGCCACTAACGTACTAAGTCCGGCTGAGCTTTCCGCCTCAAGCGCTCCTCTTCTCGATGTGGTTCGACGATCGCAGCCAAATTTTCCAGCCGTTGTCTTTTCACTCATCGCCCTGTTCGCCGTTCTAAATACTGCTTTGCTGAATTTTGTCACAGCATCGCGATTGCTCTTCGGCATGTCCAGAGAAGGGCTGCTTCCAGCTTGGTTAGGAAAATTACATCCACGGCGAGCAACTCCCTATCGAACGCTGCTTATCATTCTGCCGCTAGCTATCTTTCTCGCGCTTTCAGGTACGCTTCAATTCCTAGCTGGAACAACCGCAACCTTGATTCTTGCAATGTTCTGTCTGGTCAACATCTCACTGCTAGTCATTAAACGCCGAGAACCCCGAGCCGATGGCTTTCAGGTTCCTTATCTGATTCCGGCTTTAGCGCTAATCTCCAACCTAGTTCTCGTTGCTTTCGCCTCTCGGGAAAGTCACATTTTGGCGTTAGGGTTTACAGGTATAGGAATGCTTCTGATTTTGCTCCGCAATGCCGTGAGCAAGCGCTAG
- the xylB gene encoding xylulokinase yields the protein MLLGIDLGTGSAKALLLATDGTTIGEASNSYPVHAPHPGWAESEPGDWWLAVGEAVSKAVGNHADQVQAIALSGQMHGVVLASESGQPLRPAILWADTRSSATLRAYHSLDAAILERLGNPITAGMAGPTLLWLREHEATVYTEARWALQPKDWLRLRMTGEVATEPSDASGTLLYDVVSDDWAGEAISALNLRCDWLPKIIPSSAIAGYLTADASEHLGLRVGLPVIAGAADTAAAALGNGLLEPGSVQLTIGTGAQIITPRSQPIIDPQGRTHLYRTALPNQWYTLAAMQNAGLALEWVRGILGLSWEQVYAKAFTVPPGCEGLTFLPYLTGERTPHLDPYIRGAWVGLGLHHTQAHLMRAALEGVAFALRQGFEALEATGFKATELRLAGGGTAEMPWKQLLTDVLRIPLYATTVAAASARGAALLAGIGIGVYADANDTSKLAATPTLAATPQSVDSVLEEAWMRYQGLYPRLKKI from the coding sequence ATGCTGCTTGGAATAGATTTAGGAACAGGCTCTGCTAAGGCATTGCTCCTAGCGACAGACGGAACCACTATAGGTGAAGCATCAAACTCCTATCCTGTTCATGCACCCCACCCTGGATGGGCTGAGTCTGAGCCAGGGGATTGGTGGTTAGCGGTTGGCGAGGCTGTGAGTAAGGCAGTGGGAAATCACGCTGACCAAGTACAGGCGATCGCACTTTCAGGACAGATGCATGGTGTTGTCCTAGCTTCGGAGTCCGGTCAGCCTCTGCGCCCTGCTATCCTCTGGGCAGATACTCGCTCTAGTGCCACGCTTCGCGCTTATCATTCGCTCGATGCAGCTATTCTAGAGCGATTGGGCAACCCGATTACGGCTGGAATGGCCGGCCCCACTTTGTTGTGGCTGCGAGAACACGAGGCTACTGTCTACACCGAAGCGCGTTGGGCACTCCAGCCAAAAGATTGGCTGCGGTTACGGATGACTGGAGAAGTTGCAACTGAACCATCTGATGCTAGTGGTACTTTGCTTTACGATGTTGTGTCGGACGACTGGGCAGGGGAAGCCATCTCAGCCCTGAATCTACGTTGTGATTGGTTACCAAAAATTATCCCCTCTAGTGCGATCGCCGGCTACCTGACGGCTGATGCTTCAGAGCATCTTGGCTTAAGAGTTGGCTTACCTGTTATCGCCGGTGCTGCGGATACGGCAGCGGCGGCACTTGGTAACGGACTACTAGAGCCTGGTTCGGTTCAACTAACCATTGGCACCGGCGCTCAAATCATTACTCCTCGATCGCAACCCATTATCGATCCTCAGGGTCGTACACATCTCTATCGAACCGCCCTACCTAACCAGTGGTACACCCTTGCAGCCATGCAAAATGCGGGGTTAGCGCTTGAGTGGGTGCGAGGTATCCTCGGCTTGAGCTGGGAGCAAGTTTATGCTAAAGCCTTTACTGTTCCCCCAGGATGTGAAGGGTTGACATTTTTGCCATACCTCACAGGTGAGCGAACTCCACACCTTGACCCATATATACGCGGGGCATGGGTAGGGCTTGGACTTCATCACACACAGGCGCACCTGATGCGGGCAGCTTTAGAGGGAGTTGCTTTTGCCTTGCGACAAGGTTTTGAGGCACTTGAGGCAACAGGTTTTAAAGCGACAGAACTGCGTTTAGCCGGCGGTGGAACGGCAGAAATGCCTTGGAAACAATTACTGACTGATGTATTGAGAATACCCCTCTATGCAACTACCGTCGCTGCTGCTTCCGCGCGGGGTGCAGCTCTCCTGGCAGGTATCGGAATTGGTGTATACGCAGATGCTAATGACACGAGCAAACTGGCAGCCACACCAACGCTTGCTGCAACTCCCCAATCAGTTGATTCAGTCTTAGAAGAGGCTTGGATGCGATATCAAGGACTTTATCCACGGCTTAAAAAAATCTGA
- a CDS encoding glucose 1-dehydrogenase gives MTGRVKGKVALVTGGASGIGKATVQMLVREGAQVVITDMNESEGKALEENAGTIFLWHNVTDENLWESVISQTITEFGKLDILVNCAGVTGMTAPQNPETTTLETWRQVMSVNMEGVFLGCKYAIPVMKENGGGSIVNVSSYAGIIGTPFATAYGASKAGVQQFSKSIALYCAQQGYKIRCNSILPGAILTPLWEPFLSGEEREERMNQVVKDIPLKVWGQPDDVAYAILYLASDESKFVTGSEIVIDGGQSAV, from the coding sequence ATGACGGGACGGGTTAAAGGAAAAGTTGCTCTCGTAACGGGAGGCGCTTCAGGAATTGGTAAAGCGACTGTTCAAATGCTTGTACGTGAAGGCGCTCAAGTTGTCATAACAGATATGAATGAGAGCGAGGGTAAAGCGCTTGAGGAAAATGCCGGCACAATTTTTCTCTGGCATAATGTAACGGATGAAAACCTTTGGGAATCGGTGATTTCTCAAACGATCACTGAGTTTGGAAAGTTGGATATTTTGGTGAATTGTGCGGGAGTCACCGGCATGACAGCTCCACAAAATCCAGAAACCACAACTTTGGAGACTTGGCGTCAGGTAATGAGTGTGAATATGGAAGGCGTGTTTCTGGGATGTAAATACGCGATTCCTGTGATGAAAGAAAATGGAGGCGGTTCAATTGTGAATGTCTCCTCCTATGCCGGCATCATCGGGACTCCCTTTGCCACGGCTTATGGGGCGAGTAAAGCCGGTGTTCAGCAGTTCTCTAAATCTATCGCCCTGTATTGTGCCCAGCAAGGCTATAAAATTCGCTGCAATTCTATTCTGCCTGGAGCAATTTTAACACCTTTGTGGGAGCCATTTCTTAGTGGCGAAGAACGGGAGGAACGGATGAATCAGGTTGTAAAAGACATTCCCCTCAAAGTTTGGGGTCAACCTGATGATGTTGCTTATGCAATTCTTTATCTCGCTTCAGATGAATCCAAGTTTGTTACAGGATCTGAAATTGTCATAGATGGTGGACAATCTGCTGTTTAA